The following coding sequences are from one Epinephelus moara isolate mb chromosome 7, YSFRI_EMoa_1.0, whole genome shotgun sequence window:
- the fhip1b gene encoding FHF complex subunit HOOK interacting protein 1B isoform X3, translating into MSWLSRLNPRGPGSRSGRSAAPSSPCTADPETCLMVFENHWRQVSWVLEQHEPSSSSDDLTAVRNHTDQMLCLLAEERPAESPEGGAGVAPMGPILELVVTENILECLVQWHLCRGLDPDSQGALLKLFEMLIGQSQQPLLQHTAVLHPLLRLLGACADPELGCPSALENSLVLLLNQVCVSMARQPVVLEMLFRAAPAQQGSTNLLIFSLLVPFIHRDGAIGQQARDALLLVMAASASNEAVARYIAENSYFCPVLATGLSALYSSLPRKIEVRGDDWHALRREDWMGVSSLVLFMNSLEFCNAVVQVAHPLVRCQLLDYLHNGFLVPVMGPALHKSSVDEMIASTAYLDLFLRSVSETSLLKTFLRFILLHRHDNDTILDTLLTRISSNSRLCMVSLSLFRTLLSLNCEDVMLQLILRYLLPCTHVMLSQRRAIRETDLYGKSADKFLSLIPECCRLNAASSAERDEDGAFWGKVLNSPSTESPAPPRPSTPSRLAFFMRQQSSGSGGGGPSTPTSMEPLQSGPSGSHPLSPDSPMHQQQTSTECLDWDSGYLEYLKDARRGIELCSWACRDWSAPYDGENPSPNAAPPPPPPPTSNPSMAMFPEHFSFQQGGSSNTPPGQQRAAIVAAARSEWSSSERDSGEWDVTIGKNNCISLTPRSKKRSLQREELLPKPVPHLVPSSSSSATPLSTSHPASSPAPHNPTSAITVSYQAMYNGTMGQGDGCSDNQDRGLEVKKVKRDLGEQQYLDENANQNGSLVTCPSQSCSALPQSIFSNSEISDAKSLCSNQISSQSPVTQPTSDTKLLTSDTSNPHSASSDLPEANQTQQSVESLIQELLEQAPGEPQLPGDTNGQGISIEAFTQELRELEDRVKERSRTACQQEDTARESMSSERQDEEQQLSSALEMKQTGDAKGDGPVVGLCSPARPLNQPACQPYTGPFMVVLFAKLENMLQNSLYVNILLTGIVAQLACYPQPLLRSFLLNTNMVFQPSIKSLIQ; encoded by the exons ATGAGCTGGTTGAGCAGGTTGAACCCGCGGGGTCCAGGGAGCCGGTCCGGCCGGAGTGCCGCCCCCTCCAGCCCCTGCACTGCTGACCCAGAGACATGCCTCATGgtgtttgagaaccactggagACAG GTCTCTTGGGTGCTGGAGCAGCACGAGCCTTCATCCTCCAGCGATGACCTGACAGCAGTGAGGAATCACACCGACCAGATGTTATGTCTACTGGCAGAGGAGCGGCCTGCAGAGAGCCCGGAGGGTGGCGCAGGCGTGGCACCCATGGGCCCCATACTGGAGCTGGTGGTCACCGAGAACATTCTGGAGTGCCTGGTTCAGTGGCACCTCTGCCGCGGCCTGGACCCAGACAGCCAGGGGGCGCTGCTCAAGCTGTTTGAGATGCTCATCGGCCAGTCCCAGCAGCCTCTGCTGCAGCACACAGCCGTCCTCCACCctctgctgaggctgctgggAGCCTGCGCCGACCCAGAACTTGGGTGTCCTTCAGCTCTGGAAaacagcctggtgctgctgctcaACCAG GTCTGTGTGTCCATGGCCCGGCAGCCTGTGGTTCTGGAGATGTTGTTCCGGGCGGCACCGGCTCAGCAGGGCTCCACCAATCTCCTCATCTTCTCCCTCCTCGTGCCGTTCATCCACCGAGACGGAGCCATCGGACAGCAGGCCCGAGACGCGCTACTGCTGGTCATGGCGGCCTCGGCGAGCAACGAGGCCGTGGCACGTTACATCGCTGAGAACTCCTACTTCTGCCCG gTGTTGGCGACAGGCCTCAGTGCCCTCTACTCCTCGCTGCCCAGGAAGATTGAGGTTCGGGGAGATGACTGGCATGCCCTGCGTCGGGAGGACTGGATGGGCGTGTCGTCGCTTGTGCTGTTCATGAACTCGCTGGAGTTCTGCAACGCTGTGGTGCAGGTCGCTCATCCCCTGGTCCGCTGCCAGCTCTTGGACTACCTCCACAACGGCTTCCTCGTACCCGTCATGGGCCCCGCACTGCATAAG tcgTCGGTGGACGAGATGATTGCCAGCACCGCCTACCTGGACCTTTTCCTGCGCAGTGTGTCGGAGACATCCCTCCTTAAAACCTTCCTGCGCTTCATCCTGCTGCATCGCCACGACAACGACACCATCCTGGACACGCTGCTCACACGCATCAGCAGCAATTCAAGG ctctGCATGGTATCACTGAGTCTCTTCAGGACTCTTCTGTCTCTGAACTGTGAAGACGTCATGCTGCAGCTCATTCTCAG GTATCTACTGCCCTGTACCCATGTAATGCTGAGTCAGCGTCGTGCCATCAGGGAGACTGACCTGTACGGAAAGTCGGCAGACAAGTTCCTATCTCTGATCCCAGAGTGCTGCCGACTGAACGCAGCGTCCTCTGCTGAGCGGGACGAGGATGGTGCATTCTGGGGTAAAG TACTGAATAGTCCCAGTACAGAGTCTCCAGCCCCACCCAGACCCAGCACCCCATCCCGCTTAGCCTTCTTCATGCGCCAACAGAGCAGCGGATCAGGAGGAGGGGGTCCCTCTACCCCCACCAGTATGGAGCCACTGCAGTCGGGTCCTTCCGGCTCCCACCCTCTGTCCCCTGACAGCCCGATGCACCAGCAGCAGACTAGCACAGAGTGTCTGGACTGGGATTCGGGTTACCTGGAGTACCTCAAAGACGCCCGGCGGGGCATCGAGCTTTGCTCCTGGGCCTGCCGCGACTGGTCGGCGCCCTATGATGGAGAAAACCCCTCCCCAAACGCggcccctccacccccacctccccctACCTCCAACCCTTCCATGGCCATGTTCCCTGAGCACTTCTCTTTCCAGCAGGGAGGAAGCAGTAACACCCCTCCAGGCCAGCAGAGGGCGGCCATCGTGGCTGCGGCACGATCCGAGTGGAGCAGCTCGGAGCGGGACAGCGGAGAGTGGGATGTTACGATCGGCAAAAACAACTGCATCAGCCTCACGCCACGCTCCAAGAAACGAAGCCTGCAGAGAGAGGAGCTCCTGCCAAAGCCTGTACCTCATCTcgtcccctcctcctcttcttcagccACACCTTTATCAACATCCCACCCCGCCTCGTCCCCAGCTCCTCACAATCCCACCTCTGCCATCACTGTTAGCTACCAGGCCATGTACAATGGAACAATGGGGCAGGGGGACGGGTGCTCAGACAATCAAGACAGAGGGCTGGAGGTAAAGAAAGTAAAGAGAGACTTGGGGGAGCAGCAGTATTTGGATGAAAATGCAAATCAAAATGGATCCCTTGTCACCTGTCCCTCCCAAAGCTGCAGCGCTCTCCCACAGTCCATTTTTAGCAACAGTGAAATAAGTGATGCAAAATCACTTTGCTCTAACCAGATCTCCTCTCAGAGCCCTGTCACCCAGCCAACGTCTGACACCAAACTGCTGACCAGCGACACCTCAAACCCACACAGTGCATCCTCAGATCTTCCAGAAGCCAATCAGACGCAACAATCTGTAGAGAGTCTCATCCAGGAGCTACTTGAGCAGGCGCCAGGAGAGCCACAGCTCCCCGGAGACACCAACGGTCAGGGCATCAGCATCGAGGCCTTCACACAGGAGCTGAGGGAGCTGGAGGACCGGGTGAAGGAGCGCAGCAGAACAGCCTGCCAGCAGGAGGACACCGCCAGAGAGTCCATGTCCTCTGAGCGGCAGGACGAGGAACAGCAGCTGTCCTCGGCCCTGGAGATGAAGCAGACAGGTGACGCAAAGGGAGACGGGCCTGTGGTGGGCCTCTGCAGTCCTGCCAGACCACTGAATCAGCCCGCCTGTCAGCCATACACAG
- the cnga4 gene encoding cyclic nucleotide-gated cation channel alpha-4, with protein MDKTGDVGIRRNQWQRLFRWQRGQKVTEEGEDGVKDEGKQNASVDSKLKVNWKEWVVDPADQFYYVWLQIMIFPIVYNWVIIILRTCFTTIAMSYLPVWLTLDYLADLMYMIDMVIIVHTGYLDQGILIKDLTQLKKHYLHSKRFLRDLVSLLPTDFLYFVFGIQTPLVRINRFLRLPRLNEALDRMETRTSYPNTFRISKLMIYIFVLIHWNACLYFALSNYIGFGSDRWVYPNITNPKFASMRRQYFYCFWFSAQIFTTVGDTPLPKREEEYLFMIADLLIAVLVFASIVGNVGNVITSLRDRDNVFFPNHELVKAYLRSHHISKELRQRIDNWYQHLHINKKIMRENEILQQLPVHLRTEIAVSVHLPTLSKVTIFQSCEKSLLEELVLKLTPQVFSPGEYVCRKGDVGHEMYIIKEGKLAVVADDGVTEYAVLSESNFFGEISILNIKGNRSGNRRTANIRSIGYSDLFSLSKEDLTDVLSEFPAAKRHLEEKGRQILTKMGMLEDSGEGEEGEAEQVEIKINRLESNLEVLQTKLARLMVELESSHRKMQARVEQLEWEVAALETQPPEDGEGGERAQGRGEGVGGEVGWEREEAEGEEEGSDAKVKKQGQGEDGNDVTKEGDGESTKSTKEDVERMVEGDKSGLKDPDNQEKKKEDGGEKNREKGDDRPGKGDGAEIEPEDKKEETSGERESEEGREKAEEDSEMEQKDEGQKNSKNN; from the exons ATGGATAAAACAGGTGATGTTGGTATCAGACGGAACCAATGGCAGAGACTGTTCAGGTGGCAGCGGGGGCAGAAAGTAACTGAGGAAGGAGAAGATGGAGTCAAGGATGAAGGGAAACAGAACGCCAGTGTGGATTCCAAGTTGAAAGTTAA CTGGAAAGAGTGGGTGGTTGATCCGGCAGACCAGTTTTATTACGTCTGGCTACAGATTATGATCTTTCCCATCGTGTACAACTGGGTGATCATCATTCTGAG GACATGTTTCACTACAATTGCAATGAGCTACCTGCCTGTGTGGCTCACACTGGACTATCTGGCAGACCTCATGTATATGATTGACATGGTCATCATTGTTCACACAg GTTACTTGGATCAGGGCATCCTGATCAAGGACCTAACTCAGCTGAAGAAGCACTACCTGCACTCCAAACGTTTCCTAAGGGACCTTGTTTCCTTGCTGCCCACTGACTTCCTCTACTTTGTCTTTGGCATCCAAACTCCGCTGGTAAGGATCAACCGCTTCCTGCGCCTGCCACGACTCAACGAGGCCCTGGATCGCATGGAGACGAGGACCTCCTACCCCAACACCTTCCGCATCTCCAAACTCATGATCTACATCTTTGTGTTGATCCACTGGAATGCCTGTCTTTACTTTGCTCTGTCCAACTACATCGGCTTTGGAAGTGATCGTTGGGTTTACCCCAACATCACCAACCCGAAGTTTGCCTCCATGCGTCGGCAGTACTTTTACTGCTTCTGGTTCTCTGCTCAGATTTTCACCACAGTGGGAGACACCCCTTTACCAAAAAGGGAAGAGGAGTACTTGTTTATGATTGCAGACCTGCTCATTGCCGTGTTGGTGTTTGCATCGATTGTTGGCAATGTTGGTAATGTCATCACGAGTCTGAGGGACCGTGATAATGTCTTCTTCCCTAACCATGAGCTG gTGAAGGCTTACCTGCGTAGCCATCACATTAGCAAGGAACTTCGACAGCGTATCGACAACTGGTACCAGCATCTTCACATCAACAAGAAGATCATGCGAGAGAATGAaatcctgcagcagctgcccGTACACCTGAGGACAGAGATCGCTGTTAGCGTTCATCTCCCCACACTCTCCAAAGTCACCATCTTCCAGAGCTGTGAGAAGAGTCTGTTGGAGGAGCTGGTGCTCAAACTAACACCTCAG GTGTTCAGTCCAGGAGAGTACGTTTGCAGGAAAGGAGACGTGGGCCATGAAATGTACATCATCAAAGAAGGGAAACTTGCAGTTGTAGCAGATGATGGGGTCACAGAGTATGCTGTGCTGAGTGAATCAAATTTCTTTGGGGAAATTAGTATCCTCAATATCAAAG GTAACAGGTCAGGCAACCGTCGCACTGCCAACATCCGAAGCATCGGCTACTCTGACCTCTTCAGCCTGTCCAAAGAAGACCTGACAGATGTGTTATCTGAGTTCCCCGCAGCCAAACGTCACCTGGAGGAGAAAGGCAGACAGATCCTCACCAAGATGGGCATGTTGGAGGACAgcggagagggggaggagggggaggcagAGCAAGTGGAAATCAAGATAAACAGGCTCGAGAGCAACCTGGAAGTCCTGCAGACAAAACTAGCTCGACTCATGGTGGAATTAGAGTCGAGCCACCGCAAGATGCAGGCCAGGGTGGAGCAGCTGGAGTGGGAGGTGGCAGCACTGGAGACACAGCCGCCAGAGGATGGAGAGGGCGGAGAAAGAGCCCAGGGAAGAGGTGAaggggtgggaggggaggtcGGATGGGAACGggaagaggcagagggagaggaggagggctcAGATGCAAAGGTGAAAAAACAGGGACAGGGAGAGGATGGTAACGATGTGACCAAAGAGGGAGACGGAGAGAGCACTAAAAGCACAAAGGAAGatgtggagaggatggtggaggGAGATAAATCTGGGCTGAAAGACCCCGATAAtcaggagaagaaaaaagaagatggtggagagaaaaacagagagaaaggagacGACCGGCCTGGGAAGGGAGACGGGGCTGAGATTGAACCTGAAGATAAGAAAGAAGAGACAAGTGGAGAGAGAGAATCTGAAGAAGGGAGAGAAAAGGCTGAAGAAGACTCAGAGATGGAGCAGAAAGATGAAgggcagaaaaacagcaaaaataactaa